GACCACCGTGCCGCGTTCCTTGACCGACGGCAGGTCGGTGAAGCCATAGAAGGTGGCAGCCTCGGCGCGGGCTTGCCAGCTTTGGTGGGCGGTGTCGGGCATGGGGGCTCTCCTGAACGCGGAACGTGCCGCACGCTATCGCCGGGCGCGGTTCCGTGCAATCGCCGTTGCACCATCGGGCCGCGCACCGTAGCGTCCCGGCCAAGCGCAACCGCCGGAGAAAAAGATGGCCCCGTCGCCCGGCCGACTGACCCTGTGGGGAACCGAGGTCTTCGTTGCCGCAGCCGAAGAGGGCACCCTGTCGGCCGCGGCGCGGCGGTTGGGGGCGAGTGTTTCCGCCGTTTCCCAGCAGTTGTCGGCGCTGGAGGCCGCATTGGGGGCCACGCTTCTGGATCGCAGCGCCCGCCCCTTGGCCCTGACCGCGGCGGGAGAGACCTTCCTGCGCCGGGCGCGGACCATCCTGTCAGAGGCGCAGGCCGCCCGGGCAGAGATCGCCGCGCAGGACCTGTCATCCCTGCCGCTTTTGCGTCTGGGGATGATCGAGGATTTCGAGGCTGACGTGACGCCCCGGTTGCTGTCCGAGATGTCGGATGAACTGACACGCAGCGCGTTCCAGTTGGAAACCGGGCCAAGCCATCGGTTGCTGGGGCTGCTGGATGCGCGCGCACTCGACGTGGTGGTGGCTGCCGATCCGGGGCGTGCGGCGCAGTGGATGGAGGTGCATCCGCTGCTGGACGAACCCTTCGTGGTGGCCGCGCCGCGTGGGCGGATTGATCCGGCGGGCGACGTGCCGGCGCAATTGCTGACGTTGCCCTTGGTGCACTACACCCAACGGCACCAGATGGGCCGCCAGATCGCCGAACATCTCGCCCGGCAAGACTGGAGCCCGACGTCCCGCTTCGAATTGGACAGCTACAACGCCATTCTTGCCATGGTCGCGGGCGGGGCCGGATGGTCGATCCTGACGCCCTTGGGCTGGCTGCACGCACGCCGGTTTCAGGCGGATGTGGACCTGCTGCCCCTGCCGGTGGCGCCGCTGTCCCGGCGGATCGTTCTGATCGCACGGGCCGGCGTTCTGGGGGAGATGCCGGGGCGCATGGCCGACCGGCTGCGCCCCTTGCTGCAAGAGATCGTGGTGAGCGAAGCCACGGCACGGCTGCCATGGCTTCAGGGGGCGCTCAAGGTTCTTTGAGGGGC
The genomic region above belongs to Rhodovulum sp. P5 and contains:
- a CDS encoding LysR family transcriptional regulator, giving the protein MAPSPGRLTLWGTEVFVAAAEEGTLSAAARRLGASVSAVSQQLSALEAALGATLLDRSARPLALTAAGETFLRRARTILSEAQAARAEIAAQDLSSLPLLRLGMIEDFEADVTPRLLSEMSDELTRSAFQLETGPSHRLLGLLDARALDVVVAADPGRAAQWMEVHPLLDEPFVVAAPRGRIDPAGDVPAQLLTLPLVHYTQRHQMGRQIAEHLARQDWSPTSRFELDSYNAILAMVAGGAGWSILTPLGWLHARRFQADVDLLPLPVAPLSRRIVLIARAGVLGEMPGRMADRLRPLLQEIVVSEATARLPWLQGALKVL